CTGTCCACCACTAAACTTTGTAGCGGCTGCCCTCCTACTCCAGAGCCCTCCACCTCTGGGCCCCCTGTTCTGTGGAGCCCTCCTACTCCAGAGCCCTCCACCTCTGGGCCCCCTGTTCTGTGGAGCCCTCCTACTCCAGAGCCCTCCACCTCTGGGCCCCCTGTTCTGTGGAGCCCTCCTACTCCAGAGCCCTCCACCTCTGGGCCCCCTGTTCTGTGGAGCCCTCCTACTCCAGAGCCCTCCACCTCTGGGCCCCCTGTTCTGTGGAGCCCTCCTACTCCAGAGCCCTCCACCTCTGGGCCCCCTGTTCTGTGGAGCCCTCCTACTCCAGAGCCCTCCACCTCTGGGCCCCCTGTTCTGTGGAGCCCTCCTACTCCAGAGCCCTCCACCTCTGGGCCCCCTGTTCTGTGGAGCCCTCCTACTCCAGAGCCCTCCACCTCTGGGCCCCCTGTTCTGTGGAGCCCTCCTACTCCAGAGCCCTCCACCTCTGGGCCCCCTGTTCTGTGGAGCCCTCCTACTCCAGAGCCCTCCACCTCTGGGCCCCCTGTTCTGTGGAGCCCTCCTACTCCAGAGCCCTCCACCTCTGGGCCCCCTGTTCTGTGGAGCCCTCCTACTCCAGAGCCCTCCACCTCTGGGCCCCCTGTTCTGTGGAGCCCTCCTACTCCAGAGCCCTCCACCTCTGGGCCCCCTGTTCTGTGGAGCCCTCCTACTCCAGAGCCCTCCACCTCTGGGCCCCCTGTTCTGTGGAGCCCTCCACCTCCAGAGCCCTCCACCTCTGGGCCCCCCGTTCTGTggatccttcctcctcctcctcctcgtcccctGTTCTGTGGCCTCTCCCCATATGAAATCTGTAATTACAACTAATGAATTCATGCTCAGGATTCATTGAGGATGTCTATCATATACTGGGTAGATTAATTATGCTTCAAGGTTGGATCTGGATAGGAGAAGGAAAACAGAAAGTATCTGAAAATGATCACTGTGTTGAACTCAATGCACAACGTTTGACCTGGGCTCtatgcactttatagggaaccCTACAGC
This genomic interval from Oncorhynchus clarkii lewisi isolate Uvic-CL-2024 chromosome 18, UVic_Ocla_1.0, whole genome shotgun sequence contains the following:
- the LOC139373915 gene encoding uncharacterized protein; this translates as MEKPSTSGPPVLWSPPTPEPSTSGPPVLWSPPTPEPSTSGPPVLWSPPTPEPSTSGPPVLWSPPTPEPSTSGPPVLWSPPTPEPSTSGPPVLWSPPTPEPSTSGPPVLWSPPTPEPSTSGPPVLWSPPTPEPSTSGPPVLWSPPTPEPSTSGPPVLWSPPTPEPSTSGPPVLWSPPTPEPSTSGPPVLWSPPTPEPSTSGPPVLWSPPTPEPSTSGPPVLWSPPTPEPSTSGPPVLWSPPPPEPSTSGPPVLWILPPPPPRPLFCGLSPYEICNYN